The following proteins are co-located in the Pseudomonas sp. ATCC 13867 genome:
- a CDS encoding bactofilin family protein, protein MFSNSKKKAPQVSVDKFSSLLSGNVSLVGDMQFEDGLKILGAVKGNICHKPGAASLLALSAEGHIEGNVSSYDALIDGTIIGDLYVEHLLELHSNARIVGNIQYRQLSMENGATVDGKLTRLADGEAPKPLELPAPAEA, encoded by the coding sequence ATGTTCAGCAACAGCAAGAAAAAGGCGCCGCAGGTGTCCGTGGACAAGTTCTCCAGCCTGCTCTCTGGCAACGTCTCCCTGGTGGGCGACATGCAGTTCGAGGACGGCCTGAAGATCCTCGGCGCGGTGAAGGGCAACATCTGCCACAAGCCCGGTGCGGCGAGCCTCCTGGCGCTCAGTGCCGAAGGACATATCGAGGGCAACGTGAGCAGCTACGATGCGTTGATCGACGGCACCATCATCGGCGACCTCTACGTCGAGCACCTGCTGGAGCTGCACTCCAACGCCCGCATCGTCGGCAACATCCAGTACCGCCAGCTGAGCATGGAGAACGGTGCCACAGTGGACGGCAAGCTGACCCGCCTGGCCGATGGCGAAGCGCCGAAACCACTGGAGCTGCCAGCGCCCGCCGAAGCCTGA
- a CDS encoding ATP-binding protein — protein MRTPVFQLSASRQNLLHLTLIRILVLAAQTGSVGLAYKAQLIQLPWLALGVTLGVSLVLCLGTALRLRGPWPVTELEYAVQLACDLLIHSVLLYFSGGSSNPFVSYYLVPLTIAAATLPWLYTIVLAGLALASYTVLLVWFHPLEMAAGQRDNLLVYGMWLSFALAAALITFFVARMSESLRRQEQLQAQRREELMRDQQLLAVATQAAGAAHELGTPLATMSVLLKELRQTNADQPLLQEDLALLQEQVKLCKDTLQHLVRAAEADRRQTVVEQGANEWVESVLHRWHLMRPEASYRYQTLGKGKAPRMVPPTDLSQALLNLLNNATDACPDDLDIRLDWDAGEVCLSIRDQGPGVPLAIAEQLGKPFFTTKGKGFGLGLFLSQASVTRAGGTVKLYNHEDGGTLTELRLPRSYGVA, from the coding sequence ATGCGCACACCGGTTTTCCAGCTTTCCGCCAGTCGTCAGAACCTCCTGCATCTGACGCTCATCCGCATTCTCGTGCTTGCCGCCCAGACAGGTTCCGTCGGGCTCGCCTACAAGGCCCAACTGATCCAGCTGCCTTGGCTGGCGCTGGGCGTGACCCTCGGCGTTTCCCTCGTGCTGTGCCTGGGTACTGCGCTGCGCCTGCGCGGTCCGTGGCCGGTGACCGAACTGGAATACGCCGTTCAACTGGCCTGCGACCTGCTCATCCACAGCGTGCTGCTGTATTTCTCCGGTGGTTCCAGCAATCCCTTCGTTTCCTATTACCTGGTGCCGCTGACCATCGCCGCGGCCACCTTGCCCTGGCTCTACACCATCGTCCTGGCAGGCCTGGCGCTGGCCAGCTACACCGTGCTGCTGGTGTGGTTCCACCCGCTGGAGATGGCGGCAGGGCAACGGGACAACCTGCTGGTCTATGGCATGTGGTTGAGCTTCGCCCTGGCCGCCGCGCTGATCACCTTCTTCGTCGCGCGCATGTCCGAATCGCTGCGCCGGCAGGAGCAACTGCAGGCCCAGCGCCGCGAGGAGCTCATGCGCGACCAGCAACTGCTCGCCGTGGCCACCCAGGCCGCCGGCGCCGCCCACGAGCTGGGGACGCCGCTGGCGACCATGAGCGTGCTGCTCAAGGAACTGCGCCAGACCAACGCCGACCAGCCACTGCTGCAGGAAGACCTGGCGCTGCTGCAGGAACAGGTGAAACTCTGCAAGGACACCCTGCAGCACCTGGTGCGCGCCGCCGAGGCGGACCGCCGCCAGACGGTGGTGGAGCAGGGCGCCAACGAGTGGGTCGAGTCGGTCCTGCACCGTTGGCACCTGATGCGCCCGGAGGCCAGTTATCGTTACCAGACCCTCGGCAAGGGCAAGGCGCCGCGGATGGTGCCGCCCACCGACCTGAGCCAGGCCTTGCTCAACCTGCTGAACAACGCCACCGATGCCTGTCCGGATGACCTGGATATCCGCCTGGACTGGGATGCCGGGGAAGTCTGCCTGAGCATCCGCGACCAGGGGCCGGGCGTTCCCCTGGCCATTGCCGAACAGCTCGGCAAGCCTTTCTTCACCACCAAGGGCAAGGGTTTCGGCCTCGGCCTGTTCCTCAGCCAGGCCAGCGTGACGCGGGCAGGTGGCACGGTGAAGTTGTACAACCATGAAGATGGCGGCACTCTGACGGAGTTGCGTCTGCCAAGAAGCTATGGCGTGGCTTGA
- a CDS encoding response regulator transcription factor has product MSEEIQFEGEEQPHLLLVDDDATFTRVMARAMTRRGLRVSIAGSAEEGLVMAREDLPDYAVLDLKMDGDSGLVLLPKLLELDPEMRVVILTGYSSIATAVEAIKRGATNYLCKPADADDVLTALLSQHANLETLVPENPMSVDRLQWEHIQRVLAEHDGNISATARALGMHRRTLQRKLQKRPVRR; this is encoded by the coding sequence ATGAGCGAAGAGATCCAGTTCGAAGGCGAAGAGCAGCCCCACCTGTTGCTGGTGGACGACGACGCCACCTTTACCCGCGTCATGGCCCGCGCCATGACCCGCCGTGGGCTGCGGGTATCGATCGCCGGCTCCGCCGAGGAGGGCCTGGTCATGGCCAGGGAGGACCTGCCTGACTACGCCGTGCTCGACCTGAAGATGGATGGCGACTCCGGCCTGGTGCTGCTGCCCAAGCTGCTGGAGCTGGACCCGGAGATGCGGGTGGTGATCCTCACCGGCTATTCCAGCATCGCCACCGCGGTGGAAGCCATCAAGCGCGGCGCCACCAACTACCTGTGCAAGCCGGCCGACGCCGACGACGTGCTGACCGCGCTGCTGTCGCAGCATGCGAACCTGGAAACCCTGGTGCCGGAAAACCCCATGTCGGTGGACCGCCTGCAGTGGGAGCATATCCAGCGCGTGCTGGCCGAGCACGATGGCAACATTTCCGCTACCGCCCGTGCCCTGGGTATGCACCGGCGAACCTTGCAGCGTAAGCTGCAGAAGCGCCCGGTGAGGCGTTAA
- a CDS encoding M23 family metallopeptidase, producing MKPLSPSRQALTRSDLRLVDPRRLMLGTACVSLVLAVAAFAGGIWVGRAHVEPVFVPVAHTEDSAREPQERFAAERIGELSGRLQVLEKDAAYLLKAVDSHEEIARKLSRLDPELAPQARATPSPARKSSVNGEGGILLPPRPCADPLPSADIDQNERSARCLRRVFDQLMDQVARRSADFMAIPARRPMEAARLGSPFGNRVDPFNRRLAFHSGQDFSAPTGSPIHAAAGGRVIVAGRSPSYGNRVEIDHGNGLVTRYAHASKLLVKVGDVVLPGREIAKVGSTGRSTGPHLHFEVLYHGEFVDPQNFLSLGGMEIDSDGMASD from the coding sequence ATGAAGCCTCTTTCCCCGTCACGGCAGGCCCTGACCCGCTCGGATCTGCGTCTGGTCGATCCGCGCCGACTCATGCTGGGCACGGCCTGTGTGTCGCTGGTGCTGGCCGTCGCGGCCTTTGCCGGCGGCATCTGGGTGGGACGTGCCCATGTCGAGCCTGTCTTCGTGCCGGTCGCGCACACCGAGGACAGTGCGCGTGAACCGCAGGAACGTTTCGCCGCCGAACGCATCGGCGAGCTGTCCGGACGCCTCCAGGTACTGGAAAAGGACGCCGCCTATCTGCTGAAAGCCGTCGACAGCCACGAAGAGATCGCTCGCAAGCTGTCCAGGCTCGATCCTGAACTGGCCCCGCAGGCCAGGGCCACGCCCTCGCCGGCCCGGAAGTCGTCCGTCAATGGCGAGGGCGGCATTCTGCTGCCGCCGCGTCCGTGCGCCGATCCGCTGCCGTCGGCCGACATCGACCAGAACGAGCGCTCGGCCCGCTGTCTGCGCCGCGTCTTCGACCAGTTGATGGACCAGGTTGCGCGGCGCAGCGCCGATTTCATGGCCATTCCGGCCCGTCGGCCGATGGAGGCTGCGCGCCTGGGCTCGCCCTTCGGCAATCGTGTCGACCCCTTCAACCGCCGTCTGGCCTTCCATTCCGGCCAGGACTTCTCGGCGCCCACCGGCAGCCCGATTCATGCGGCGGCCGGCGGGCGGGTGATCGTCGCCGGCCGGAGTCCGTCCTACGGCAACCGCGTTGAAATCGACCACGGCAACGGCCTGGTGACGCGCTACGCCCATGCATCGAAGCTGCTGGTGAAGGTGGGCGACGTGGTGCTGCCGGGGCGGGAGATCGCCAAGGTGGGCTCCACGGGCCGTTCCACCGGACCCCACCTGCACTTCGAGGTGCTCTACCACGGCGAGTTCGTCGACCCTCAGAACTTCCTGTCTCTGGGCGGCATGGAGATCGACAGCGATGGCATGGCCTCGGACTAG
- a CDS encoding ABC transporter ATP-binding protein/permease translates to MTDSAEYRAANDAVRSRFFHRVWQLTAPYWRSEEKGMAWLLLIVVIALSLVGVALNVWLNSWYRDFYNALQNKDLKSFIHLMLVFCGIAAVFILTAVYRLYLTQMLTIRWRRWLTEKHFATWLQHKSYFNLEQGGYTDNPDQRLTDDLKSFTTTTLGLSLGLLSNVVSLVSFSVILWGVSGSIEVLGIAIPGYMFWAALIYALVGSWLTHLIARRLIGLNNRQQRYEADLRFGLVRVRENAESIALYNGEANENERLMTRFRNVWSNFWELMKVQKRLTFFSAGYGQIATVFPFIVAAPRYFAGQIQLGELMQINSAFGNVQSAMSWFIDAYADLASWRATCDRLLSFRSAMAETARESANIDVRKDGDLLHLQNLSLQLSGNRELLEPTSLTVRCGEHVLIGGPSGGGKSTLLRAMSGLWRYGSGVVQMPEARSLFLPQKPYLPIGTLAQALSYPEQPGQHSVERLQEVLRLCRLEALISRLDEADHWQRVLSPGEQQRLAIARALLYAPRWLFLDEATSALDETDEAALYQVLLEQLPGVTLVSIGHRASLKRYHPRQLRLEDRRLREMETVLPA, encoded by the coding sequence ATGACCGACAGCGCCGAATACCGCGCGGCGAACGACGCCGTGCGCAGCCGTTTCTTCCACCGAGTCTGGCAGCTCACCGCGCCCTACTGGCGCAGCGAAGAAAAAGGCATGGCCTGGCTGCTGCTGATCGTGGTGATCGCGCTGTCGCTGGTGGGCGTGGCCCTGAACGTCTGGCTCAACAGCTGGTACCGGGACTTCTACAACGCCCTGCAGAACAAGGATCTGAAAAGCTTCATCCACCTGATGCTGGTGTTCTGCGGCATCGCCGCGGTGTTCATCCTGACGGCCGTATACCGGCTGTATCTCACCCAGATGCTGACGATCCGCTGGCGCCGCTGGCTGACCGAAAAGCACTTCGCCACGTGGCTCCAGCACAAGAGCTACTTCAACCTGGAGCAGGGCGGCTATACCGACAACCCTGACCAGCGCCTGACCGACGACCTGAAGAGCTTCACCACCACGACCCTCGGCCTGAGCCTGGGCCTGCTGAGCAACGTGGTCAGCCTGGTGTCCTTCTCGGTGATTCTCTGGGGCGTTTCCGGCAGCATCGAAGTCCTGGGCATCGCGATCCCCGGCTACATGTTCTGGGCCGCGCTCATCTATGCCCTGGTCGGCAGTTGGCTGACCCACCTGATCGCCCGCCGCCTGATCGGTCTGAACAACCGCCAGCAGCGTTACGAGGCCGACCTGCGCTTCGGCCTGGTGCGGGTGCGCGAGAACGCCGAGAGCATCGCCCTGTACAACGGCGAGGCCAACGAGAACGAGCGGCTGATGACCCGCTTCCGCAATGTCTGGAGCAACTTCTGGGAGCTGATGAAGGTGCAGAAGCGCCTGACCTTCTTCTCCGCCGGCTACGGACAGATCGCCACCGTCTTCCCCTTCATCGTCGCCGCGCCCCGCTACTTCGCCGGACAGATCCAGCTGGGCGAGCTCATGCAGATCAACTCGGCCTTCGGCAACGTGCAGTCGGCGATGAGCTGGTTCATCGATGCCTATGCCGACCTCGCCAGTTGGCGCGCCACCTGCGACCGCCTGCTGAGCTTCCGCTCGGCGATGGCCGAAACCGCCCGGGAGTCCGCCAACATCGACGTGCGCAAGGACGGCGACCTGCTGCACCTGCAGAACCTCAGCCTGCAGTTGAGCGGCAATCGCGAACTGCTCGAACCCACCAGCCTGACCGTCCGCTGCGGCGAACACGTGCTGATCGGCGGCCCTTCCGGCGGCGGCAAGAGCACGCTGCTACGGGCCATGAGCGGCCTGTGGCGCTATGGCAGCGGCGTAGTGCAGATGCCCGAGGCGCGCAGCCTGTTCCTGCCGCAGAAGCCCTATCTGCCCATCGGTACCCTGGCGCAGGCGCTCAGCTACCCGGAACAGCCCGGCCAGCACAGCGTCGAGCGTCTGCAGGAGGTCTTGCGCCTGTGCCGCCTGGAAGCGCTGATCTCGCGCCTGGACGAGGCCGATCACTGGCAGCGGGTGCTGTCGCCCGGCGAGCAGCAACGCCTGGCGATCGCCCGAGCCTTGCTCTATGCGCCGCGCTGGCTGTTCCTCGACGAGGCTACCTCGGCGCTGGACGAAACCGACGAGGCGGCGCTCTACCAGGTACTGCTGGAGCAACTGCCGGGCGTCACCCTGGTCAGCATCGGCCACCGTGCCAGCCTCAAGCGTTATCACCCGAGGCAGTTGCGTCTGGAAGACCGCCGGCTCCGGGAAATGGAGACGGTATTGCCGGCCTGA